Proteins co-encoded in one Brassica oleracea var. oleracea cultivar TO1000 chromosome C4, BOL, whole genome shotgun sequence genomic window:
- the LOC106338471 gene encoding LOW QUALITY PROTEIN: putative F-box protein At1g71320 (The sequence of the model RefSeq protein was modified relative to this genomic sequence to represent the inferred CDS: deleted 1 base in 1 codon), translating to MMESSYLAKKRLARSNTKVFVLRVEMSTDRYSRTIYLEDISKNHHDHSKIIIHTYKFPHPFPTSDVGWIMGYCNGLVCIYDFGYIYLINPATRKLQILSPELLREYTGLSGWAGTLPVSVGFGRDIVTGAYKVILMYLFAEGDNIVKTEVLNLQSGERQHICFPLTYDELGNDKLSVFANGSLFWLKEFDYRLPSLFAKLGAIDLHTEKFRDVLLPRWYSRYCESVYTIWSLRDRLCISDVLQYPTVEVRCLQQEDPSVKWEKILIIDTSSLDCLDTNYWKLGLAAYNLNRGNEPPNNFLEHVSDEHRRTVLCTENFVFSV from the exons ATGATGGAGTCCAGCTATCTCGCCAAGAAACGTCTTGCTAGGTCAAATACGAAAGTCTTTGTTCTTAGAGTTGAAATGTCTACTGATCGTTATTCAAGAACCATATATTTGGAGGATATTTCAAAAAACCATCACGACCACAGCAAAATCATTATTCATACTTACAAGTTTCCACATCCATTTCCAACCAGTGATGTTGGTTGGATAATG GGGTACTGCAACGGTTTGGTCTGCATCTACGACTTCGGATACATTTATCTGATTAACCCGGCAACGAGAAAACTCCAGATTCTTTCTCCTGAGCTTTTGCGAGAGTATACAGGCTTGTCAG GTTGGGCGGGTACGTTGCCAGTTAGTGTGGGATTTGGAAGAGACATAGTTACAGGAGCATACAAAGTAATCTTGATGTATTTATTTGCTGAGGGTGATAATATTGTCAAGACCGAAGTCCTTAACCTCCAAAGTGGTGAACGACAGCACATTTGTTTTCCTCTTACTTACGATGAACTTGGCAATGATAAATTATCAGTCTTTGCAAATGGATCACTTTTTTGGCTGAAAGAGTTTGATTATAGGCTCCCGAGTTTATTCGCCAAACTCGGAGCCATAGATCTTCACACTGAAAAATTTCGTGATGTGTTATTACCGCGTTGGTATTCTAGATACTGTGAAAGTGTGTACACAATATGGAGCCTAAGAGATCGTTTATGCATATCTGATGTGCTACAGTATCCGACTGTGGAAGTCCGGTGTTTGCAGCAAGAAGATCCGAGTGTGAAGTGGGAAAAGATCCTTATAATTGACACGTCAAGTTTGGATTGTTTAGACACAAACTATTGGAAGCTTGGTCTTGCAGCTTATAATCTTAATAGAGGAAATGAGCCACCTAACAATTTTTTGGAGCATGTCAGTGATGAACACCGTCGAACAGTTTTGTGTACGGAGAACTTTGTTTTTTCGGTCTAG